Within Limanda limanda chromosome 1, fLimLim1.1, whole genome shotgun sequence, the genomic segment GTGCCAGCCCGAGCAGTTTGGTCTCCTGCAGGTCGCACTGTGACTCCTCAGCACTGACCAACAAGTGCAACACCGTCAATTTAAATGTCAGTTGTGTTACTGAAAACGGTCTCCAGGAGCACCAGTGGTAAATCAATACAAATTACAGGCTGTAATTGTTTATTAGCTATTGCAATCACTGCACCACTGCCGCAGGGAAGAGCAGTGCTTGCATCCGTTTTATGAAGCTGTCTTCTTTTTTACCCACAATGTCAGTTTTCTGTTACAATCAACAAATGAACAAcgatgaacttttttttttttttttacaggaacCAAACCTGGGTCTCGTGATTGTGTACTTAAAAGTGAAGATGCGTCCGAGAAGCACTTCCTGAAGATTGAAGCCGCACCTCTTGCTTCTTCGCTCACGTCTTGCTCgccgccgcagcagcagccgaaAAACCAAGTGGACGGGGCCGAGCTTCACATCATCAACATCCCAGAGAATACGAGCATTAGGTAAAACTGGAAATTCAGCACGTGCATCGTTGTTGCTGTTGTTCGGTTTTGTTAGAAAACATGTAACGTGTGGTTGTCTGTGTTGCAGCAATGTATTGCTGCGTGTTGACGAAAAGAAGATCAGGGTGTTCCTCAGGGGACCTCAGGGAACTACGTGGATGGTCCTCAATGCACAGTACACCCAGTTTGGTGTAAgctaaacacatacacacacacacacacacacacacacacacacacacacacacacacacacacacacacacacacacatacatacacacacactcccagacAGTCTTATGTCTATGACTTCGGAGGACTTTAGATTGACTTACAGTGGTTTCCTGGAGACTTAACTAACCATAGTTACTACTATCCCTTTGTGCCTATGCCCCTTGGAGTGCTCGTTCTAACTCTAAGTCAACCCTAACttaaaccctaacctaaacctaaaccttactttagcctaaacctaaccttaaaacatgtcttcatcttaaatgtaattatttacaTGATGAGGATTTTGTCCTAATTAGGAAAACTAGTctccataatgtgactgtgtaacacacacacacacacacacacacacacacacacacacacacacacacacacacacacacacacacacacacacacacacacacacacacacacacacacacacacacacacacacacacacacacacacacacacacacacacacacacacacacacacacacacagagtagtTATGGCTCATGGAGTTATCACATGTATTGTCCcacaacagcacatgtgtgACAGGTTTCATAAGGAGGACAAAGAATCTGCTGTCAAAAGTGCTACATCGCTCACTTGATAACAGAATTAACCGACTTCTTACACACACAATAAGTTGGCCCACTTTGGTGGAAATTATGGAGAGATGTTCTTGTGTGCGACACAGCCTCTAAATCCGAGCGCCTCTTCCCTTTTTCCACAGTCCAACAATGACATCCTGCTGCCCAACATCAGAATCCCGCCCTCGCACACGCTGAACAGTGACAATGCGAGGGATGTGCAAAGGAAGGCTTTACAAGTTTTTAATGTCAGCACTTTCACCAGCTACACTGAGCTCAGACCAGCGAATTCCACAATCTTACTGGTCCTTGTGAAAAACGACGCCCCGGCAGGTGAGACAGTGGAAggtatacatttgttttttaaggtGTTTTAGAGCAGATGGTGAGAAGTCACAGCTCTGCATATAATACATGCTACACAATCCCTGCAGCGAGATTAGAGATCAGGAGGAATAATGCTGTAATAATAGTCAAAGTAATTTTCACCATCATCATTACTGTTATCACACTATTACTGCAATGCACtgtattattttacatataCTGTGTGTTGTGCTGCAACTCCAACTCTTTTAGGCTTTTAACACAAAAGAGTATATGAACAAAATGGTTTATATAatatggtttatttattttcttgttttgctTCCTCTGTCAGTTGCAGAATCAACACTAGAACCAATCAACCCAATCGCAACCACTGCTCCTCACCAGATGCCTCTGCTGATGCAGCTGTACACCTCCCTAGATTACCAAACTCCCCTAGACGGCAACACCAGGGTACAGAGCGACAAGAGGATTTATGCAGAGGTAAGAAatcatttaaagtttatttattacaaaacTATGCGCTGGGGAATTGTGATAATATTGGAAAAAGCCAGATTTcgcaatgtaaaagaaagtgacaTTTAATAGTTTCCTATCTGACTTGTACTGCATTCGACAATCAAGTTTTGTAGAATTccttccagtagtttttgcataatcttttTGCATGAACAGACAAATGAACAGATGTGAACACATGGCCTCCTTGGCAGTTGTTTCTATACGCGGATACTACCGGTTCTTGAATTTACATTCTGTCACAGTTTATGTTGTTGTCTCTGTCCCCCTGTAGATTTCAGGTCACACTTTTGGGAACATGGTCTTGACCATCAAGGTGATGAGCTGCCTCGTGTACTCTAAGGGTTCGTTCCCTGTAGTAAAGGAACTGCCCTTCATCCCGGAGTTCTGCTCCTCGAAATCCTGCCCCAACAGCACTCGACTCAGCTTCTCATTAGATCAACTCGAAGAGCTGACGTCCACCACGTGGGACCTGGAGTGCTCCGTCAAACTGTGCCACAGTGAGGTAAGAGTTCATCAAGATGAAAATGcttttattcttaaataaaaGGTTACATTGGAATTTGTAAAGCAATTAAAAATATGCATAACCTCTgtcattgtgatttttttttgttgtaagtGTTGATGAGTTGTTTCCATCTTGTTCTTACCAACTCACTAGACctgtggagaaggaggaaaagtgAAGGTGGAGGTTACCAAGCCGTGTCTGCAACCACCAAGTGAGTTCAGTTTAAACTCCAAAATATAAACCAGTTCATTTTTTCTCTTACCCTTTTAATTGTTCTCATGGAAGCAGATGATACTTTTATCCACATTTGGGGTTCTGTCTTAATTCAATCTTAAGAAGTTTTATCaaatacagtattttttataataatctCCTTACATctattatattttgtattaaaactaaacatttccTCTTATAGAATCTTACTCATTAAAACTGATTAACATTGATTTAGCTGTCTTAAAGggttataaattatatatttattatataaatataaacttcttttttttaatccttattTGTAATTAGTACTTCTCGAACAAACACTAACACAGAAACCTAATTGCTTTCACAATAATGAAACTGcaccaaacaaatacataagTTCCACTCTGTGAAATGTTGTCTCCACGTGATGTTGTCTTGATGGTGACCTTGAGttcaattttcacatttttggcAAATCCTCCCTATGAGGAtgaatatttcatatattttattctctAACAACAAAGTCTCCCAACTCGcgaaagaaaaaagacacactttagaatttttccttttcctgccTTCAGGACTTAATTGCTGAGTCCGATGCTCAGCCAGTACATTGCTGCCCGCTGCTTAAATTTTCATGCATATTGTTGCTGTCGGTGCACAACAAACGCCGCGCATGGCGGTTGTCATAGCAGTGGACTCAGGATATGCGGTGAAGCCGGCgagggggggggtttcaggGCAGAGCCTCGTCCTTTAGGAAGGTCTGCAGAATGACCTTGTGACCACAATCAGAAGTAATGGTCGTCAGGGGAGGGAGGTGAAGGCCTTTGTGTTTCCAAGTGGGGCCTGACTGCGCTGCTGTCCAAACACAGCCGGCCTGGTGCTATTGTCGGACCATTCAACACAGTCCTCTCAAACAGGGAAAGATGCTTTTGGACTGATGACAGAAGTCTCCAGACGGGTGATTAATCTCCAGGAAAAATTCATTTCTAAGCAAAACAGCGCGAGAGAGTCGACGCTGCTCAGAAGAACACCTGGAGTTTGGTCTTTGTAAAAATGATAAAGggattgtttatttttaagctTTCTTAATTCTGCACGCACAGAGGCTGGTGTGTCAGTgttgctgagtgtgtgtgtgtgtgtgtttgtgtgtgtgtgtgtgtggtgaggaaGCTGACTAAACCACTCATCCCTACCTTCCTGTGTCCTGTTGTGTGCAGTTAGAAATGTTTTTCTGGCGCGGCTGAAACACAGGAATGGAATTAGCTGTGAAGGAAAAATGCTGGTCCGGTAGCTCTGCTTACGTGGCTTCATTCTTCAGCCGGTGTCAGAGATACAAGGGTTATATCAGCAGAGCGAGCGGGCTGCGTTCTGCCTTCACTGGGCAGGACTGAGCGCTCCATTCAGCCATCCTTCCTGTTTGGTCGCTTTCATAAAGGGGGCTCCAGGGAGCCACGGCACAGGCCTGCtgcctgtctcctcctgtccacctGCACTGGAGCTTCTGCTTCCTGCTCCTGTTTATTCAGCTTTGCTGTCAAAGGCTCACTTGTACAAACTAACACAGCAACTGATTGCCTGgagaaaaaaagtctcaagagGAAAAGCACCATCACGCATCTGTGATGTTTTATCCCAGTCAGGGTCAAGGAATGTTCCTCACTGACACGACAACAACCTGGGTGGACGGTGGGAGATGTAGTTAGTTTAAACAGCCACAAGATGTCCCTGTTTCAATGCTCTGAGCATAGGCTCTGAGTCGTGTTTGCTGCAGTTGGTATTTGCAATGGTTCTATCAAACAAGCATATATTTCTGTAActcaattaattaaaacaattaaattctTCTAATGAGTGACATGTGCGACATTACACTTTGTACCTCCGTTCTCAATGATGAATGTTCAGATATTAGCATGAAATGATGTAATCTATAAACTCACACAGCTGCGGCAGTAGCACTACATGCATCAGTTATTAAAATGGGCATGATGCACAGTGGTGGCACGTTTCTACAAAACAAACCCTCTGTCGTTATTAGTAATGGAGAGCTGTATTGTGCGATGCTCAGTGTTGTGCTTAGACTCACACTTTCCaccaggaggcaggaggcagtaGAGGCAGGTGAGAGAAACTCATGCAAAGGTGATGATTAGTTTCTTACCAACGTTGCTGATACTTGTGGGAGACTCTCTACAGGCACCTGGAGAAGGGGAGAGACATTtgcattccttttttttcttcttaataTGCATTCCATGGCATGTACACGTGGATTATGTTCCAGTGGGGACTGTGGACTGCTTGCTTGTGTGCTAAGAGAAACagttgtgtgagttgtgtgagtgtgcagcTCCTTAAGTACAGATTCAGCAAAGTTTAGATCAGGTCTTAGTCAAAATTATTTCAAAGAAATGATTTGAAAATGATTTTCAAGGActttttcaaagttttttttctgccttgtgCGTATGTTATTTTTTCAGCTTAGAAATTGGAAGCAGCGATCAATAGGTGCCAAGTGAGTGGTTTGTTTGTACAATCCGACGTCGGAGCAGTTTTAGGTGATGTCTGAGTGAAGAGGAAAACTGTCAATGATCTATTGTACAGCCTTCTCGAAATGACGTGCGTCTCAAGGTGATCCGTCCACGGACTCGCCGGACCACAATGAGTGGAGCAGAATTGTGGGTTGGCCTTGCCAGCCTAATACAGTCTGTCTGTGCCACTGTGTTGTATGTCAGAGGCTTGATCAAGTTTTAGTGTTGGTGCcctgttctctttctctttcagagCTGCTCCGAGggaaagtgattttttttatggCCCCTTGCTCTGAGTTTTATGTTTTCTATTAAGTCTGTTAGCAGAGGAGCACATTGTGCAGGGCGAGCCAGCACAGAGCTCGGCCCAAAGAACATCGCCAAATGCATAACTTGATTGTAAAGTGAAATTTGTATCATTAAATTAGAAAAGGGGAAATGATAAAGTACAaatttgctctttttttatatctgttGGGTTGAGGTCACCCTGCAAAAGTAATGACTGTTATATTTTCTACATGGGCCTTGCTTGTGCTGTCATGGTAACGAGGAGATGGGAGGGAGGCGGTGTTAAAGGGCCACGCTTCAGCTTGTACACATCATATAGTACCTGACATAACATCCGTCCAAAACCTGTATCATGAATCTTTAAACTAAGCGTGGAGGCAGCTGTTGGCTTCAGCTTGTAAGAAAATCTGTCTGTGTTGTATGTGGTTTGTAAAGCTGTGGTGGTAACCGTCCATCACAGTTCCTCATTATTTTATCAAAAGTTATTATATAGTCAGAGATaagaacatttacatttttttttatgaattcaaCTTCCTTAAAGCTCATGTATGCTCAATGTTTGATATAGAAACTGAGGGAACATTAGTTTTGTCCATATTTGTGCACGTCTTCTGAAAGCTTATGGATATGAAATATTGAAACTGGATCACCACACAACAATACTGTCACttgaatacaaaacacaaagtatGTGATTGACAGGCCACGTCCAGATCATTTTAAGTTTCTGAAAATTTATTTTGTCGATAGCAGTAACTATCAGTTGCTGTTATTGCTGTTGTGTCACTGAAGCTTTCATACATTGTGttcttttttatgtttatgtttcagCCCCACCGTGCTTTGATTTCGGTCTACCTGGTGTCCTGGGCATTGCATTCGGAGGGTTCCTGATTGGAGTATTACTTATTGGAGCACTGTGGTTCATCAAAATTAAAACAGGTAAATGTACAAATGTACATTACGAAGTGTCCGTGCGTGAAGATACAGCAGATCTCGTTTTATATTTGTCTGAATTTCTCATCTGCTGATTTTGCTTGATTCAGGATACCCAACTGGACTAGACATGAGCACAACTGCAGCAAGTCTTCCAGGTGAggacatttgtttttaactctcttttcttgtcttttcatcAGTTCTATCCTTGTTATCATGTTCTCATAGTTTTTTTGGCCTCTTTCTTCAGGATGCCCCTGCTCAGGAGCCAAACGACAACCAGTTTCCAACAACCCTTCCCCCTCTGAGAACAGCAGCGCTAACGCTAGCATCGGAAGCACCCAAAGCACGCCGACCAGCAGCATGGCATGAGATTATGCTAATCTGCACCACCAGCAGGGCCGCCATCTCCCCTCAAATTCACCTAAATGggttttgtgcttttgttttcttcaataATGCTTGAGAAGCATTCATCCCCTATCCTGCCCTCTCTTTAAATACACgtaaataaattttaaaaaagcacaacCCACAGGGCCGAGGTGACAGATAAACAGAAGTCTAATCTGTGGCCTCTGACGCTCACCTCTGTAGCTTCTCTGTCAAGCTCCTGGACAGGAAGTTAAAGAGggcaagagagaggaaaaaaggctCCAagcaacaggaaaaacaaaccacaTCCCCCAAGAGCTAACAGGAAATTCACTGCATTCCTTTCAGTGAATTGTGCTTGTGTGACGGCAGCACAATAATAGTCAGACAGGAGACAAACCAGTCAAAAGAATCGACTttgaaaaacagatgaaaagcTGTTTTTGCGTTCAGATCTAAGCcaccaaaaaaaatacaaagggCTTTAGTTAGGTCAGTCCAAAAAGTTATCAACAACACCTCGGGGGACTGAGAAGCTCGACGTGTTCGGATCTCTCGGCCAATTAAATGCTCACTTTTAGGGGTATTTGTCCTAATTGGAGTTCGAGGTGAAGAGTTACCAGCTACCTCCTATTGCTAAGAAGTCCGGGGCTAGGTTTAA encodes:
- the eng gene encoding endoglin isoform X1, with the protein product MEGHTLRLTLLLCVTAAISASSQTCDPKEVHGNPWFHMREMLIGCWTSFVTENKTEVHILHFSAMDSSMFTLNMEDAKPMHLILTSANILYGLYNINNDVHIYLSNNSTITMHGNTLPGNVHKYDIPTQDEELVKWASKKFGGVTSFTTVRNLMSISSTGRTGTKPGSRDCVLKSEDASEKHFLKIEAAPLASSLTSCSPPQQQPKNQVDGAELHIINIPENTSISNVLLRVDEKKIRVFLRGPQGTTWMVLNAQYTQFGSNNDILLPNIRIPPSHTLNSDNARDVQRKALQVFNVSTFTSYTELRPANSTILLVLVKNDAPAGETVEVAESTLEPINPIATTAPHQMPLLMQLYTSLDYQTPLDGNTRVQSDKRIYAEISGHTFGNMVLTIKVMSCLVYSKGSFPVVKELPFIPEFCSSKSCPNSTRLSFSLDQLEELTSTTWDLECSVKLCHSETCGEGGKVKVEVTKPCLQPPTPPCFDFGLPGVLGIAFGGFLIGVLLIGALWFIKIKTGYPTGLDMSTTAASLPGCPCSGAKRQPVSNNPSPSENSSANASIGSTQSTPTSSMA
- the eng gene encoding endoglin isoform X2 — translated: MEGHTLRLTLLLCVTAAISASSQTCDPKEVHGNPWFHMREMLIGCWTSFVTENKTEVHILHFSAMDSSMFTLNMEDAKPMHLILTSANILYGLYNINNDVHIYLSNNSTITMHGNTLPGNVHKYDIPTQDEELVKWASKKFGGVTSFTTVRNLMSISSTGRTGTKPGSRDCVLKSEDASEKHFLKIEAAPLASSLTSCSPPQQQPKNQVDGAELHIINIPENTSISNVLLRVDEKKIRVFLRGPQGTTWMVLNAQYTQFGSNNDILLPNIRIPPSHTLNSDNARDVQRKALQVFNVSTFTSYTELRPANSTILLVLVKNDAPAVAESTLEPINPIATTAPHQMPLLMQLYTSLDYQTPLDGNTRVQSDKRIYAEISGHTFGNMVLTIKVMSCLVYSKGSFPVVKELPFIPEFCSSKSCPNSTRLSFSLDQLEELTSTTWDLECSVKLCHSETCGEGGKVKVEVTKPCLQPPTPPCFDFGLPGVLGIAFGGFLIGVLLIGALWFIKIKTGYPTGLDMSTTAASLPGCPCSGAKRQPVSNNPSPSENSSANASIGSTQSTPTSSMA